Proteins encoded together in one Aminipila butyrica window:
- a CDS encoding chemotaxis protein CheC, translating to MDVTKKEIDAIGELFNIGIGSSATALSIILNKTVNISIPKIDIVSPKELDITYLEPAYGISVDYVKGLKGTNSLLLKRDDILRMVSQMTSMEITEIDELSKSAICELMNQMMGSSSTALATFLNKEIDISTPKLGEVLDTNSYKEFMYGRFHSVMTITFTLEIKDFLTTNFVTVMSDDIFQTILDEMRRMHPIT from the coding sequence ATGGATGTAACAAAAAAAGAAATAGATGCTATTGGTGAGCTTTTTAATATTGGCATTGGCTCTTCAGCAACAGCCTTATCCATCATACTGAACAAGACAGTCAACATCTCCATTCCCAAGATAGACATTGTCTCCCCAAAAGAGCTGGATATCACTTACCTGGAGCCAGCTTACGGTATCAGCGTGGACTACGTAAAGGGATTGAAGGGAACCAATTCCCTGTTACTGAAACGGGATGATATTTTGCGGATGGTATCCCAAATGACTTCTATGGAGATTACCGAAATCGATGAACTTTCCAAGAGCGCTATCTGTGAATTGATGAACCAGATGATGGGCTCCTCTTCTACGGCTTTGGCCACGTTTCTTAATAAAGAAATTGATATCTCTACGCCGAAGCTCGGTGAAGTACTGGATACCAACTCCTACAAGGAATTCATGTATGGTCGGTTTCATTCCGTTATGACGATCACTTTTACCTTAGAAATAAAAGATTTTTTAACAACTAATTTTGTAACCGTCATGAGTGACGACATCTTCCAGACCATCTTGGATGAAATGCGGCGGATGCATCCCATTACATAA
- the ispE gene encoding 4-(cytidine 5'-diphospho)-2-C-methyl-D-erythritol kinase, whose protein sequence is MKEISVKSYAKINLSLDVLGILPSGYHQVEMIMQQLDLHDVVTVRWTENPELPGVEIRVESNRADLPVSSENLAYKAAERMAQELGKRGTVYIFLQKNIPVAAGLAGGSGNGAAVLHSLNALWEAGLSVKELCRIGLSLGADVPFCIMGQAKGNPQLGDAISGDPLACTCAYAEGIGERLTPLPALPAYVLLSKPPLGVSTAEVYRGIDEELGLEKPEDGEKLLVLQRHMDTKALIEGIKSHNYEKIIEIMANLLELFTIKQYPIIMYTKDKIVERGNAAKVLMSGSGPTVFALYFEEDKMNQDYEALCDVNEETYATKTLR, encoded by the coding sequence ATGAAGGAGATCAGCGTAAAATCTTATGCGAAGATCAACCTGTCCTTGGACGTGTTGGGCATCCTGCCCAGCGGGTATCATCAGGTAGAAATGATTATGCAGCAACTGGACCTGCACGATGTGGTGACAGTAAGGTGGACGGAGAATCCGGAATTGCCAGGAGTGGAAATTCGAGTGGAATCTAATCGGGCAGACTTGCCGGTGAGCTCGGAAAACCTGGCCTATAAGGCGGCAGAGCGGATGGCTCAAGAATTAGGTAAAAGAGGAACGGTCTACATATTTTTACAAAAGAATATTCCGGTAGCTGCGGGGTTAGCGGGAGGAAGCGGTAATGGTGCTGCGGTCCTCCACAGTTTGAATGCGCTGTGGGAGGCGGGGTTATCAGTGAAAGAGCTTTGCCGTATAGGGCTTTCGTTGGGAGCCGACGTGCCTTTTTGCATCATGGGTCAAGCTAAGGGAAATCCGCAGCTGGGAGACGCCATCAGTGGAGACCCGCTGGCCTGTACCTGCGCCTATGCAGAAGGCATTGGTGAAAGGCTAACGCCGCTGCCGGCCCTGCCTGCTTACGTGTTGCTGAGTAAGCCCCCTTTGGGTGTGTCTACGGCAGAAGTATACCGGGGCATTGATGAAGAATTAGGGTTGGAAAAGCCTGAGGATGGAGAAAAACTCCTTGTATTACAACGACATATGGACACAAAAGCGCTTATAGAGGGCATAAAGTCTCATAATTATGAAAAAATAATCGAGATTATGGCAAATCTGCTTGAATTATTCACCATAAAGCAGTATCCTATCATTATGTATACAAAAGACAAGATTGTCGAAAGGGGCAATGCCGCTAAAGTGCTTATGAGCGGAAGTGGTCCCACCGTATTTGCCCTTTATTTTGAAGAAGATAAAATGAATCAGGATTATGAAGCTTTATGTGACGTGAATGAGGAGACGTATGCAACGAAAACATTGAGATAA
- the tadA gene encoding tRNA adenosine(34) deaminase TadA, whose protein sequence is MIDALDEARKAYSCGEIPIGAVVEKDGQIIGRGYNQTETLRDPTAHAEMIAIREAAKTLGGWRLAGCELYVTCEPCAMCAGAMVWSRIHKVHIGTMDPKGGACGSVFNIIQEEKLNHFVEIETGLMEAECASLLKSFFRDLRQRGSRWKKQKESELTK, encoded by the coding sequence ATGATAGACGCGCTGGATGAAGCGAGAAAAGCTTATAGCTGCGGGGAAATCCCCATTGGTGCAGTGGTGGAGAAAGATGGACAGATTATCGGTCGAGGTTATAACCAGACAGAGACCTTGAGAGATCCTACGGCTCACGCAGAGATGATTGCCATACGGGAGGCAGCGAAGACTTTAGGCGGCTGGCGGCTGGCGGGCTGTGAACTGTACGTAACCTGTGAGCCTTGTGCCATGTGTGCAGGAGCCATGGTTTGGTCCCGGATTCATAAGGTGCATATTGGTACCATGGACCCTAAAGGAGGCGCTTGTGGGTCTGTATTTAACATTATTCAGGAAGAAAAATTAAATCATTTTGTAGAAATAGAAACCGGTCTGATGGAAGCGGAATGCGCCAGTCTTTTGAAATCTTTTTTCAGGGATTTGCGCCAAAGAGGTTCTCGGTGGAAGAAACAGAAAGAATCAGAACTTACGAAATAG
- a CDS encoding amidohydrolase, whose product MSTILHNGKVYLEREKFAEAVFIENGLIGKVGSNEKILALADDSCQFIDCKGKTVIPGLNDSHLHILLFADSMAQVSLMDCTSIGDIIDRCKTFIAENPKNIQHGLHAIGWNQDLFTDEKRNPNRFDLDKISTDIPIVLERICGHIISTNTKAIETVGIDGKSPQWPGGTFELGSDGYPNGIFTENACNFVKEIIPEFSPAERAQLFIRTMEYAVAHGLTSIQSNDIGSTVLDATAYFSMFHQIFDEDKALLRYRHQVCFNRVADFKEYLETGEYARGSYPEDSWLTLGPLKLFKDGSLGARTAFMRQEYADDSGNFGLEWVTKEEMEQYCQLAAENNLQVITHVIGDAAIEQTIDCYEKAFIDGKNKLRHALVHCQITDRSLLERIARLGILVLYQPVFLDYDMHIVEDRCGKELSSTSYAFKTLHDLGGLISYGTDCPVESCNPFPNLYSAVTRKDFQGNPPEGFYPQECVDIYTAIDAYTTGSAYAEFMEDKKGRIKEGYYADMVILDKDIFTIDPMDIKDILPELTMVGGKIVYQKPENNLAIRCN is encoded by the coding sequence ATGAGCACTATATTACATAACGGCAAAGTCTATCTTGAAAGAGAAAAATTTGCAGAAGCTGTTTTTATCGAGAATGGCTTGATTGGCAAGGTTGGCAGCAATGAGAAAATTCTAGCTCTGGCAGATGATTCTTGCCAATTCATCGACTGCAAAGGAAAAACAGTTATTCCAGGCTTAAACGATTCTCATCTGCACATTCTTCTCTTTGCAGATTCTATGGCCCAAGTATCCCTCATGGACTGCACCTCCATCGGCGATATAATTGACCGATGTAAAACGTTTATAGCCGAAAACCCGAAAAATATTCAACACGGCCTTCACGCGATCGGCTGGAATCAAGATCTTTTCACGGATGAAAAGAGAAATCCCAACCGGTTTGATTTAGACAAGATTTCCACGGACATTCCTATTGTGTTGGAACGGATCTGCGGTCATATCATCTCTACCAATACAAAGGCTATTGAGACAGTCGGTATCGACGGAAAGTCTCCTCAGTGGCCGGGAGGCACCTTTGAGCTGGGTTCAGACGGGTACCCCAATGGGATCTTTACAGAAAACGCCTGTAATTTTGTTAAAGAGATTATTCCAGAGTTTTCTCCAGCCGAAAGGGCTCAATTGTTCATTCGCACCATGGAATATGCTGTTGCTCATGGTCTTACCAGTATACAAAGTAACGATATTGGCAGCACCGTGCTAGATGCAACCGCTTACTTTTCTATGTTCCATCAGATATTTGATGAAGACAAAGCCCTTCTTCGCTACCGTCATCAAGTGTGCTTTAACCGGGTGGCCGATTTCAAAGAATACCTAGAAACTGGCGAATATGCTCGGGGAAGCTATCCAGAGGACTCCTGGCTGACCCTCGGTCCCTTAAAGCTCTTTAAGGATGGCAGCCTGGGGGCTAGGACGGCTTTCATGCGGCAAGAATACGCCGATGATTCCGGCAACTTCGGATTGGAATGGGTTACCAAAGAAGAAATGGAGCAATATTGCCAACTAGCCGCGGAAAACAACTTGCAGGTCATCACGCATGTCATCGGCGATGCTGCCATCGAACAGACCATCGACTGCTATGAAAAAGCCTTTATCGACGGAAAGAATAAGCTTCGCCACGCTCTCGTACACTGTCAGATTACCGATAGGTCCTTGCTAGAGCGAATTGCTCGCTTAGGAATCCTGGTCCTGTATCAGCCCGTTTTTCTGGATTATGATATGCACATCGTAGAAGACCGCTGCGGTAAAGAACTTTCTTCCACCTCCTATGCCTTTAAAACCCTTCATGATTTAGGCGGTCTCATTTCCTACGGAACAGACTGTCCTGTGGAATCCTGCAATCCGTTTCCCAACCTTTACAGTGCAGTTACCCGAAAGGATTTTCAAGGCAATCCGCCGGAAGGCTTTTATCCCCAGGAGTGCGTAGACATCTATACCGCCATCGATGCCTATACTACGGGCAGCGCTTATGCGGAATTCATGGAAGATAAAAAAGGCCGAATCAAAGAAGGCTATTATGCAGATATGGTCATCCTGGATAAGGATATTTTTACTATTGACCCCATGGACATTAAAGATATCCTTCCAGAGCTCACCATGGTCGGGGGAAAAATTGTCTATCAGAAACCCGAAAATAACTTAGCCATTCGCTGCAATTAA
- a CDS encoding GntR family transcriptional regulator, which yields MLNFDIQNHRPLREIVYEELKLQILTGKIAPGTRMMEVELAEDMGVSRTPIREAIRKLEKEGLVIIEPRRGAYASQISTEDMVEILEVRQNMEGLAAFIAASKMKPEQLKCIEQAEEEYNRAVETGSTADMIYYDSQFHKLIVEASNNKTLLQLIEPLQEMALRFRYLYYDDFKRAENMPHEHQVIIDAIAQGNAEAAKEAADTHIKKLKELVMTEGV from the coding sequence ATGCTAAACTTTGATATTCAAAACCATAGACCGTTGAGGGAAATTGTCTATGAGGAATTGAAACTACAGATCTTGACAGGAAAGATTGCTCCTGGCACGAGAATGATGGAGGTAGAACTGGCAGAGGATATGGGCGTGAGCCGGACTCCCATCCGCGAGGCGATTCGTAAGCTGGAGAAAGAAGGCCTGGTCATCATAGAGCCCCGCAGAGGTGCCTACGCATCCCAAATTTCTACAGAGGATATGGTGGAGATTTTAGAGGTACGGCAGAATATGGAGGGGCTGGCTGCTTTTATCGCTGCCAGCAAGATGAAACCGGAGCAGCTGAAATGTATTGAGCAAGCAGAGGAAGAATATAATCGAGCGGTAGAGACGGGTAGTACGGCGGATATGATCTACTACGATTCTCAGTTTCACAAACTAATCGTGGAAGCCAGCAACAACAAGACGCTGTTGCAGCTTATCGAGCCACTGCAAGAAATGGCACTGCGCTTTCGTTACTTATATTATGACGATTTTAAGCGGGCGGAAAACATGCCCCATGAGCACCAAGTTATCATTGACGCCATTGCGCAAGGCAATGCCGAGGCCGCCAAGGAGGCAGCTGATACCCACATAAAGAAATTGAAAGAGCTGGTTATGACCGAAGGCGTCTAG
- a CDS encoding Ig-like domain-containing protein has product MKRSIGAIAALVLLMVMMTTSFGFAGTLKLEDSYPRDGDKGMQVENSGVKLYFNQKMIAKNNIEENLESFKLTDAKGKALPIRVLYSPKEEGLVLVLVDNQTLLSDSTYKLSISKDVMAASGDTLAKNQSITFNTVDTSSAMKANMAMMGIMVVGVVFMSSRAAKKQMEKDKEEAGVEEKVNPYKVAKETGKSVEEVVALDQKDKEKQRRKQAKKLAKEAEEWTDEDEDAVLNDNKRVKGPRPIAAGGSAYLTGRKAAAEERARKQAQAGTTRPKNKGKKKK; this is encoded by the coding sequence ATGAAAAGATCCATTGGTGCAATAGCGGCACTGGTATTGTTAATGGTTATGATGACCACATCTTTTGGTTTTGCAGGAACTTTAAAGCTGGAGGATTCTTATCCTAGAGATGGGGATAAAGGCATGCAGGTGGAAAATTCCGGTGTCAAGTTGTACTTCAATCAAAAGATGATTGCTAAGAACAATATAGAGGAAAATTTGGAAAGCTTTAAGCTGACCGATGCCAAAGGCAAGGCCCTGCCTATCCGCGTGCTTTACAGCCCAAAGGAAGAGGGACTGGTTCTTGTTCTGGTAGATAATCAAACCCTACTTTCAGACAGTACCTATAAGCTGTCTATCTCCAAGGATGTGATGGCGGCCTCTGGTGATACTTTAGCCAAGAATCAGTCCATCACTTTTAACACGGTAGATACCAGCTCCGCTATGAAGGCTAACATGGCCATGATGGGTATCATGGTGGTGGGTGTAGTCTTTATGTCCAGCAGAGCGGCTAAGAAGCAAATGGAAAAGGATAAAGAAGAAGCGGGCGTAGAAGAGAAAGTCAATCCATATAAAGTAGCTAAGGAAACGGGAAAGTCCGTAGAAGAAGTTGTTGCTTTGGATCAGAAGGATAAAGAGAAGCAGCGGCGAAAGCAAGCGAAAAAGCTAGCCAAGGAAGCCGAAGAATGGACCGATGAAGATGAAGACGCTGTCTTAAATGACAACAAGCGGGTGAAAGGTCCTCGTCCAATTGCTGCGGGAGGTAGTGCATACCTCACCGGCAGAAAGGCGGCGGCAGAGGAGAGGGCTAGAAAGCAAGCTCAAGCAGGAACGACTCGTCCGAAAAATAAAGGCAAGAAAAAGAAATAA